In a single window of the Caloenas nicobarica isolate bCalNic1 chromosome 8, bCalNic1.hap1, whole genome shotgun sequence genome:
- the UTS2B gene encoding urotensin-2B isoform X1 yields the protein MLLGGGNLEKMWSVQLSLGVLTILTMTVYVPSTHGEPFLLQGKLEYRLHDTENRVLPERGDTNHDDTLLTLLLNKKLGWRRPENIDWELAKKFEELEQLEKLKDQLSTEEGSEVAYALESLSATQPKKRACFWKYCI from the exons ATGCTTTTGGGTGGTGGGAACCTGGAGAAGATGTGGTCTGTCCAGCTGTCCCTTGGAGTGCTAACCATCTTGACCATGACTGTGTATGTTCCATCTACACATGGAGAGCCTTTTCTACTACAAGGTAAGCTGGAATACAGACTACACGACACAG AGAACCGAGTGCTTCCAGAGAGAGGAGACACAAATCACGACGACACCTTGCTGACTCTGCTGCTTAATAAGAAGCTTGGATGGCGGAGACCAGAAAATATCG ACTGGGAGCTGGCAAAAAAATTTGAAGAGCTTGAACAG cTGGAGAAGTTGAAGGATCAGCTCTCAACTGAGGAAGGGTCAGAGGTCGCCTATGCCCTGGAAAGTCTCTCAGCAACCCAGCCCAAAAAACGCG CTTGCTTTTGGAAATACTGCATCTGA
- the UTS2B gene encoding urotensin-2B isoform X2: MLLGGGNLEKMWSVQLSLGVLTILTMTVYVPSTHGEPFLLQENRVLPERGDTNHDDTLLTLLLNKKLGWRRPENIDWELAKKFEELEQLEKLKDQLSTEEGSEVAYALESLSATQPKKRACFWKYCI; this comes from the exons ATGCTTTTGGGTGGTGGGAACCTGGAGAAGATGTGGTCTGTCCAGCTGTCCCTTGGAGTGCTAACCATCTTGACCATGACTGTGTATGTTCCATCTACACATGGAGAGCCTTTTCTACTACAAG AGAACCGAGTGCTTCCAGAGAGAGGAGACACAAATCACGACGACACCTTGCTGACTCTGCTGCTTAATAAGAAGCTTGGATGGCGGAGACCAGAAAATATCG ACTGGGAGCTGGCAAAAAAATTTGAAGAGCTTGAACAG cTGGAGAAGTTGAAGGATCAGCTCTCAACTGAGGAAGGGTCAGAGGTCGCCTATGCCCTGGAAAGTCTCTCAGCAACCCAGCCCAAAAAACGCG CTTGCTTTTGGAAATACTGCATCTGA
- the UTS2B gene encoding urotensin-2B isoform X3, translating into MLLGGGNLEKMWSVQLSLGVLTILTMTVYVPSTHGEPFLLQENRVLPERGDTNHDDTLLTLLLNKKLGWRRPENIDWELAKKFEELEQLEKLKDQLSTEEGSEVAYALESLSATQPKKPCFWKYCI; encoded by the exons ATGCTTTTGGGTGGTGGGAACCTGGAGAAGATGTGGTCTGTCCAGCTGTCCCTTGGAGTGCTAACCATCTTGACCATGACTGTGTATGTTCCATCTACACATGGAGAGCCTTTTCTACTACAAG AGAACCGAGTGCTTCCAGAGAGAGGAGACACAAATCACGACGACACCTTGCTGACTCTGCTGCTTAATAAGAAGCTTGGATGGCGGAGACCAGAAAATATCG ACTGGGAGCTGGCAAAAAAATTTGAAGAGCTTGAACAG cTGGAGAAGTTGAAGGATCAGCTCTCAACTGAGGAAGGGTCAGAGGTCGCCTATGCCCTGGAAAGTCTCTCAGCAACCCAGCCCAAAAAAC CTTGCTTTTGGAAATACTGCATCTGA